The DNA window AGCGCGCGAGGTTGGCACGAACGAAGTCTTTTACGGCGCCTTCATCGACCGTATGGCCGGACCGCACGACCACGAAGACGCGCAGTCTCTGGCCAAAGTCGGGGTCCTTCACCCCGATGGCCGCCGCCTCGAGGATCGACTCGTGACTGGAGAGCAGGTCCTCCACCTCCGCCGGGTAGACGTTTTCTCCGCCCGAAACGATCATTTCATCGGCGCGGCCGTCGATGAACAGCCGTCCCGACTCGTCGAAATGCCCGACGTCTCCGGTGGACATCAGCCCGTCGATCGTCTCCTTGCTGCCCCCTCCCGTGTACCCTCCGAACTCCATGCCGCTCCCCACGAATATCCGGCCAACGGTTCCGATCTGCACCTGGGTGCCTGCGTCGTCGTATATCCGTACCGTCGTCCCGAGCGGCGCCTTTCCCGCAGTGCCTGGTGCCGCTTCGAGATCGTCGGGGGTGGCGATGGTTGCCCATGCGACCTCAGTGGAGCCGTAGAGGTTGTAGAGCACGTCGCCGAAGGCATCCATGGTTTTTCTGCATAGTGCCGCGTCGAGTTGCGCACCGCTCGACGCGATGATGCGCAGCGAGGCTAAGTCCGCGGCGGCTATTCGGTCGGTTCCAAGTGAGACGAGTCGGTTGAGCATTGCGGGCACAAGCACGAGTGAGCTACAACGGTGCTCGGCAAGGGCGACCAGCACCTGGTCGGGGTCGAACCTTCTTCTCAGGACGATCGTCGAGCCGAGGGCGAGCATCAACACTGACGTCCCCAATCCCCACGCGTGATACGCGGGGGAGGCAATGAAAGAAGCTTCGCGGCTTCGGAACGGAATGCGGGAGAGGATCGCTGCTGGAGCCACCAGAGACCGCGGCTGCGCCGTGGTCGCTCCCTTCGGTGCTCCCGTTGTGCCGCTCGTCAGGATGATCACCGACCCGTGACCGAAGGGGGGAGCAGGTGGCTCAGGGTTGCCGGCCGCGATCATCGATGCGAGGGTCGGATCCCCTTCTCTTGAAGTCCCCTCGGTCCAGGCGATGTAGCGCCCGTTCCGGGCCCTTACCGCGGCGACAGTTTCGGCGAACTCTTCGTCGTAGATGATCGTGTCGAGTGCTTCGCGCTCCGATACCTCAGCCGCCTGAGGCCCGGAGAAGTCCGTGTTGAGGAAGAGGACTCGCGCGCCGAGCTTCAACGCCGCATGGCTGGCGTCATAGATGCCGCGATGGTTGCGGCAAAGGATCCCGACCCTAGAATCCTCGGCAACTCCTCGCGCCCGCAGCGCATTTGCCAGAGCGTTGGACCTGCGATCCATCTCGGCGAAGGTCACCGTGCCGAGCTCGTCCACCACGGCTGGCCGGTCTCCATATCGAATCGCCGCCACCGTCGACGCGGCACCCATCGCACCGTAACGGTCGAGCGCCTGGTACATGGCGAAAAGCCTGTCTGGACGCTCGGCTCCCACCATTCCCGAAGCAACGAGCGTCGCCAAGGCCTGGGCCTCGACGGGCAGCCTCAGTAGCGTCCTGGAGAGTTGGGTGAGGTTCCGGACCGGACCGGGCATCGATCAGCCTCCGATGGTGTAGTTGCAGTTGTTCCGCACAAAAGTGATTACCCGATCCCCGGCGGCCTTGACTGCGGGATCGAGCAGCACCCGCCCGAGATTCGGGTCGGACAGTTTCTTGGGGTCGAGTCCCGCTTTCTGCAGGTCGCCGAGGATCTCTGCTACCGAGTTGAAATAGAGCCTCGTGTCGGCGGCGGCCGGCTGCGGTGCGGTGGCGATCATGGTGGGCACTTCGGCGAGGTAGTCGTTGACGATCTGGGCTCGCACCTTTTGGGTCGCGTGAGGAAGCTCCGCAACGTGCTTGTAGATAGCCACCACCACCGTGCAGTAGCCGGTCGTGTCCGGTACCGATGGCACATTTGGCGGGCGCCACCTGTCCACGGTCAAAAGTGTCGTCGAGCTCGATGTTCTCGGTCGGGAACTGTTGCCGCACCCGGCTGCCACTGTCACCAAAGCGGCAAGCGCTGCGGCGAATACGAGTGTGCCCTTAGGCGGTCGTGTGTATCGCAAAGGTGCTTGGGGCGAAGAAGGTGTTCTTCCCTGGAGGGGACGGGAGACCTAAAAGCAGGTTAAGAAGGTTGGCGTTCGATTGTGTACACAGCGTCGACGGCGCCGTCGTTGCCGCGCCCGGCGCCGACGGCGAGGGAGGCGTGTTCGGGTCGACCTTTGCAACCGCGAAGTCGTTGCTGACCAGAGTGGCTTGCGCCCCGGTGATCGGACCGGTGATCGGCTGGCCGGTCATGTTGCCACTAGTGCCGCTGGTCAAGTGCGCAGGGCTGGTCTCTTGAGCGTAAGTGAGCCCCGTCACGGAACTGACGCCGGTTGGGCCCACCGCTAGATCTGACGCCGGCAAGCCTGCCTCACGCAGGTCGCCGATCGGGATCGTGCACTCGTTCCCCGTGGCCGCGGTTATCTGTCCCAGGATCGGACCCAGAACTGACAGTGCCGGACCGAAATCGCTTGTCGACTTGGCGGCGGCGTTGAACTCTACGTTCAGTCCTCCGTTCGCGGCTGGGGTCAGGTCGATGACCGCCGACAGCTGACCATCCGCCGCACCGTATCCCGTCAGTACGGGCAGCCCGGAGATTCCGGTGATCGACACCGAAACGGGGATCGGGTTAACGAACTGGAAGTTGTTGTTGTAGTGAGTGTCGTTCTGGTTGCCTTCCGGGTTGGGGGCAATCGATCCCTGCTCGGTTGGGAGCTGGAACAGGCCGCAGGTCGTCGCGTATATCTGTCCCGGATTTCCTGGAAGGAACGTGGGGCCGCCACCGAGAACCGCGGTAAGCAACCCGTTGGAGATCTCCAGGTAGCCACCTGAAGGAACGCTTGGAAGCGCGCCGCCCGGCGGAGGCGGGTTTGGGCCGAGCGTCGCGCTGAAAGGAATCTCGTACGGCGTGAACGGAGCGTTCGGAGCCGCCCCTCCCGCCGGGTACTGCTCCGCTTGGCAGTTCATCGGAGGCTGGGCCTGTGCGGCGGTTGTCGCCACCGGCAATAGACCGATGCCCAACCCGATTGACACAGACGCACCGAGCGCGGCGGTTACCAGCGGGGCCACTCGACGTGCTCGATGTCGACGACGGCGTCCCATCAGCTGGGCCACGGGCACTGGGCGGTGGGGGTCGGGTTGTTGATGCCCTGCAACTCGAAGTCGAAGCAGAACGGAGTCTTGAACGTTCCGACTCCCGGCGCTGCTGGTAGCCCGAGCAGTTGATTGAACGTTTGAGCGACCGAAGGCGGGCAACTGTTCGACGCCTGGACGGGTGGAACGGCGAAGGAATTGCTGACCGCCTCCGCCTGGCCCTGCATGGTTGGACCGGTGACAGGTGCCCCCGTCAGGATCCCGTCGTGCTTGGTTGTAAAGAGGGCGGTCAGGGTCAGGCCGCAGGTGATGGTGTTGCTGAGGGTGCTTACCGACTCAGTGGTCGCGCCGCTGATGGTGATGTTGAGACCGCCGTTCGGGGCTGGAGTCAGGTCGATGGTCGACTTGAGCTGCCCGAACGCCACGCTCGCTGGCAGGGCCTCGAGGCTGGCGACGTAGACGTTCGGGGTCGCGATGTTGAAATTGTTTGGCTCGATGGTTCCCGAGAGGTCGGGCAGCTGAATCAGCCCGCACAGCGACGCGTAGAGGTGGGGGATCTTGACGTTCGGCGGCAGGTCGATCTCGCCGCCGTTGATGATCGCCTTAAACGGGACTTCGTAGCGGACCTGGCCGCTGTACAGCTTGCCTTGGTACAGGAACGGCGTCGCGGGCGGCGGGTTCGGATAACCGGGAGGTGGATATTGCGCGGCGGGGCAATTGGTTGGGAACGCCGGCGGAGCGGTCGCGTCTGCGAACGCCGGCACGTCGGAGACGACCCCGACGATCCCAGCCGTCGTTAATAGCGCCGCAGCGCCGAGCCTCGCCCGCGCAAGCCTCACTTGGGAACCTGGAGCTGGTCGATCAGCCACTGACCGTTCTGCCGGACCATCGTGAGCTTGACCCTTAGCGGCTGGGTCACAGAATTCGGTTTTTGAACGGTATTGGTGACGGTTTGATCGACGAAGATAAGCGCGACGGCCGTCGAGCTGGATACGGATTCGAGCCCTACGTCGACTACTTGTCCGGTAGCGACGGCGTTGTACTGGCTCAGAAGTTTGGACAAGTCGGTGCTGGTTGTTTCGAAGTCGTGGCGGAACTTGGCGGTTGCGTGTTTCTCGACGTTCGCCCACGCGGAGTTCGGCCCGTTGAGGTTCTTGTAGTCATAACTGGACAGGTAGATCCCGTAGGTTCCGGCCGCCGTCTTGGCGCTGTTTCTCAACGAGTTCTGCGAGTCCTGGTCCCGCACGCGGAGCACAGTGAATATGAGCGCGCCGATGAGAATGAGGATCAGCAGGATGTTGACGATTGCCGTGATCCCGAACCGCCCGATGACGCTCTGGCTGCTCGGGCCGGACTTTGCGTGCAGCGGCCCCGAGGGACGCTGCTCGCCGAATTGGTTCTCTGTCATGTCTGTGTCGGTCATGTTTGTCATTTCTGTCATTACTATCCCTGGGGTAGTGCCGGCGCCTTGTCGGCGCCTCTTTGGAGTAGGTCGGAGGCCTGGTGCCCGCAGTTCTGGGTCAGGTCGGCTTGGACGACCAGAGAGGTCGGTTCGACCATCGTCGCGCTGTACGGGCAAACGGGGTGGTCGTAGTTGAAGGTGAGCTCGAAGCGGATCTGTCCGTTGGTGGAAGTTGAAGCGATGTCTTGAGCGAACAAGGGAAGCACTTGGAACAGGGCCTGGAAGGCCGGTTCGCGCTCGAAGCTGATGTTGCTCAAGGTTCCGAGTTCCTGGAGTAGCTCGATGATCGGTTGTGCGTTTTGGGTGAGGAACTGATTTCCGGTGGTGCTGACGGTCGCGCCGTTCTGAAGCAGCTTGATCAGGTCGCCGTTGGATTGGGCCACCTGTTGCGAGAGCAGGTTGAGGTTGTGGGCGAAGCTCGCGAAGTTGTCGCTCGTCTGGTTGAACGTCGATAGGACCGTGTTGCCCGAATTGATGAGGTTAACCGTCCCGGGAGCCGCGGATTGCAGGGCCTGAAGGAGCGTGCTTCCGTCGACGATGATCGAGCGGAGGTCTTGCCCGGCTCCCTGGAGCCCTTCGGCGAGAGCCCGGCTGAGCGTGTTCAGATCTGAAGCGCTCAGGCTGCTGACCAGCGTGTTGACCGTATTGAGCACTTGGCCGATCGATACAGGGACGCTCGTTCGATCCTCGGGGATGGTGTAGCCCGCCTGGATGAACGGGGGGTCCATCGCGGCGGGCACGAGATCGAGGTACTGCTCCGCGGCAGCGGTGAGTTCCTTGACGCTCGCCGTCACGTTCGCGGGGATCTTTACCCCGTGGCGGATCGCCATGTCCACCACGACGCGACTCGGCTCCAGGTGGAGGCCGGTGACCTTGCCGACCTGGACACCGCGGTATGCGACCCCTGCATCCTGGTAAATCCCACCCCCCGTCGTTAGAACCGCGTGGATGGTGTACGGCTGGTTGGTCAGCTTGATCCCAACCGCGTCGAAGAGGATGTAGTAGAGCCCCAGCAGGGTTACGACGACCAGCGCGATGATGCGGGTGAGTATCGAACGGCTCACGGGAGGCCGCCTTCGATGAGCGTGGCAATGGCGGAGCGGTCGTAAGACTGGTCACTCTCCGGCGGGTCGACAGTAACCTTCTGAAGGGCCGGAGCATTCGACGGTACAGGCGGCACCTCGATAGTCGACTGAATGGAGAGCTGGGCGTAGTCGCCGGGAGCGATGTTCGGGGTGTTGGTCTCGAAGCTGTTCACCGCGTCGAGCGCCGGACCCAACTGCTGCTGAACCGACAGGAGCTGCCCGATCAAGGCCTGCAGTCCTTTGAGCGTCGCGACTGTGCCGGTAGCGCTCTGTTGGATGATGTTGTTGGCGGCCCCGCTGAGGGAGTCGAGCTGGGTCAAAAGGTTGGCCAGGTCGTGGTTCTCTTGACCTAGCACTGCCACTGCCGGGCCTAACGATGCAATGCCGTTGGTGATCGTGTTCCGTCCCTGGTTGAGCACCTGCGAGAGGCCGGATATCGCGGTCAGGGCGTTGTCGACCGCTGGAGTGTTGTGCGCGAACGAGGTCACGGTGGCATTCAGCGATTCCAACAATTGCCGAATCTGAGTCTGGTTGCCGTTGAACGCCAGGTTGGTCTGGGTGACGATCGTTTGCAGCTGGTCTATCCCGCCTCCGTTGAGCAGGGCGCCGAGGGCGGCGAAGGCGTCCTCGACGCTCGGAGCGGTGCTCGTCTCGGACTCCGGTATCACCGCACCATCGGCGAGATACTGCGACGAGGGAGGTGCCGGTGCGGGGGGTTCCAGGAGAACGAAGTCCTCACCTAGCGGGGTGTCGAAGTGGATGGCTGCGCTCGTCCCCTGAGGAAGCTTGACGCTCGCCTTTATCCTCATGGTCACGACCGCCTGGAAGTCTTTCAGTCCGATGGACGACACGTATCCGACCGAGAACGCCCCGAGCCTCACCTGGGCGTTGGCGGGAAGATTTACTACGTTGCCGAAAGATGCGGTCAGCTTGTACGTGGGGCCGGAGACTCCGCCGAGCTTGGGCAGCGACTGGAGGCTGAGTCCGCATGAGGACGCCAGCAGAGCGAGCGCGACCAGCGCGCCTGCCAGTCTGTGGTTTGCGGGGCCTAGTCGTAGCGCCTGTTTCATGACGTGAGCTTCATGACGTGAGCGCTGCCAGTGTGAGGTTCGGTCCGGGTGACGCGCCTGGCGGGGGAGTCAGGGCGTTGAGGGCATTGCCGATTCCGCAGAGCGTGTCGACGGGGGTCGCCACGGTCAGGGGGTTCGTCTGAGTGCCGGTCGCGAGGATCACGAGGAACCGGAGCGCCGAGTTGCCGCAGACCTGGTTGAACAGCTGCTGGGTCGAGGCAACCGCGTCGTACCGACCGCGCAGTGCGGGGCCACCCGAGGCTCCCTTGTCGATGGCGTTGTCCAGGTTCTGGAGGTCCAGTGGCGACAGGTCCAGGATTTTCTTGAGGGCGTCTTGCTGGCTCACCAGGCTGTTGGCGAACGTGCTCAGATCGCTGATGCTCGACCCTAGATGCGAGCCGTCGGCCCGGATGAACGAGGTCAGATTGGCGAAGAGCTGTTGCAGCGACGACAGCACTGACGCCAGGTCCCCGCGATCGCTCGCGAGTATCTGGCTCACCGCGGCGAGATCGTTGGTGAATGACGCGTAAGTGCCGGAGTTGGTGGCGAGCGCCTTGCTCAGGTCCCCGAGATTGTTGAGAAGGTCGGTCAACTGGCTCGAGTTCTGGGCAAAGCCGTGCAGGGCGCCGCTGACGTTCACGACCGCAGAGTTGAAGTCCGGACCCGCGTTCCCGAACTGAAGGGCGAGACGGTGGACCACATCGGTGAGCGCGCCGCTCTTGTTGGCCTCGTTGGGGCCGAGTTGATAGGCAAGGTTGTTCAACGCCGCGTACACCGCGTCGACCGACTGGGGGATCGCGGTCCGGCCCAGAGGTATCACCGAACCGGCTGCCAGGACTGGGCCACCGGTGTAGGCGGGTGTCAGCTCGACGAACCGGTCGGCCACAACTGTCGGCGCCATTATGACGGCGTTTGTGTCCGACGGGATCTTCAGATCCGACCTGACTTGCATGGTGACGACGACGTAGCCGGGTTCGGCCTTGACACCGGTGACCGATCCGACCGGAATCCCAAGTACGTCGACGTGGTTTCCGGCGTAGAGGCCTGGCGCTTCGGCGAACTCCGCCGAGATCGGTTTGGTGGAACCGCCTCCGACGACTACGACGAACGCGAGGGCGGCGACGATGATTGTCGCCGCGGCTGCAGCGAGTAGCGGGGTTGCTCGCGCGATCAGGCGGTTCACGCTCGGCACCCTCTCTGCGGGTCGAGCGCCCCGACCTTCGCGCACTGGGCTACGAGGTTGTCGGGAATGACGAGCCCGGGGGCAACCACGTCGGCGAACGGGCCAGAGCCGGTGACGTTGGCGCTGTAGCGCGAGAACGCGGCCAGCAGCGGGATCGCTCTGCCGAGATCGTTGCTGTCATGAGCGAGCGTCGCGGAGACCGACTGCAGGTTCGCCAGAAGTGGGTCGAGCACCGAACGGTCGTCAAGGATCAGGTGGTTGAGACGTTGGGTCAGCGCAGTCGTGGTCGATAGAAGGTTGTCGATCGCCGCTTTTCGCTGGTTTAGAACCTGAAGGACGATGTCACCCTCGCTGAGCAGGCTGACCAGCTGGTTGGTGTCGGAGTTCAGGGTGGACGTGAGCCGTCCCGTTTGAGCGATCAGGTCGGCGACTTCGGTCTGCTTGGCGGCAAACACGGCGGAGAGTTGTGCGACACCGTCGATCGCAACCTTGGTCTCCGCAGGCGTGTTGGCGGCGAGGGTCTGGGTGATGACTTGCAGCGATTGGACCAGCTGCGGGATGTTCGTCTGCTGGGTCTGAGTCGTTAGTTGGTTGAGGTCGCCCACGAGGGTGCCCGCCACACTGGTTCGGTCGAGCGGGATGGGGGCGTTGAGGTGGCCGGGACCGTCAGGGGTCAGCTCGAGATACTCGACTCCGACCGGGTTGAGCACCTTCGCGTCGATCCGGGTTGTATCGCCGAGGCGCGGGCCCCCGCTGACGCTGAAGGTCACCCGGGCGACCGACCCGTGCAGTTGGAGGCCGGTGATCGCCCCGACTCGCACGCCTGCAACCGTGACGACATCTCCTTTTTCGAGACCGACAGCGTTGGCGAAATCGGCCTTGTAGGTCTTCTGGCTGCTGATCAGAGGGAGTTTGGAGAAGTTCAGCGCGAGATACGCCGCAATCACGAGCACGACCGTCGAGATGCCCGCGATCGCGTAAAGGTTGAGCTCCCTGAATTTCCTCACGACCCGCTCCTGGTCATGAGCACACCCTCGTGTGCTGTGACTCGTCGCCGATGACGCCCACCGGAACGGGAAGCCCGGGGGACTGCGGCACCGTAGGAGAAAGCTTGACGCTGATCGGGTTGCTGACGTTCAGGGTCAGGTCGCAGATGTAGACGCTTAGGTAGTTGCCAGAGCTGGACACTTTGTCGAGGGCGTACAGAAGCCCGGGCAGGTTGTGGATGACCGCAGAGAGCTGCGTCTGGTTGCTGAGTAGCTCGCCGGTGACACCCTGCAGGCCGGAGAGGTCCTGATCGAGGGTGGGCTGGACGTTCTGAAGGAGGTTGTTGGTGTTGG is part of the Acidimicrobiales bacterium genome and encodes:
- a CDS encoding MCE family protein, encoding MKQALRLGPANHRLAGALVALALLASSCGLSLQSLPKLGGVSGPTYKLTASFGNVVNLPANAQVRLGAFSVGYVSSIGLKDFQAVVTMRIKASVKLPQGTSAAIHFDTPLGEDFVLLEPPAPAPPSSQYLADGAVIPESETSTAPSVEDAFAALGALLNGGGIDQLQTIVTQTNLAFNGNQTQIRQLLESLNATVTSFAHNTPAVDNALTAISGLSQVLNQGRNTITNGIASLGPAVAVLGQENHDLANLLTQLDSLSGAANNIIQQSATGTVATLKGLQALIGQLLSVQQQLGPALDAVNSFETNTPNIAPGDYAQLSIQSTIEVPPVPSNAPALQKVTVDPPESDQSYDRSAIATLIEGGLP
- a CDS encoding MCE family protein — its product is MNRLIARATPLLAAAAATIIVAALAFVVVVGGGSTKPISAEFAEAPGLYAGNHVDVLGIPVGSVTGVKAEPGYVVVTMQVRSDLKIPSDTNAVIMAPTVVADRFVELTPAYTGGPVLAAGSVIPLGRTAIPQSVDAVYAALNNLAYQLGPNEANKSGALTDVVHRLALQFGNAGPDFNSAVVNVSGALHGFAQNSSQLTDLLNNLGDLSKALATNSGTYASFTNDLAAVSQILASDRGDLASVLSSLQQLFANLTSFIRADGSHLGSSISDLSTFANSLVSQQDALKKILDLSPLDLQNLDNAIDKGASGGPALRGRYDAVASTQQLFNQVCGNSALRFLVILATGTQTNPLTVATPVDTLCGIGNALNALTPPPGASPGPNLTLAALTS
- a CDS encoding AMP-binding protein codes for the protein MPGPVRNLTQLSRTLLRLPVEAQALATLVASGMVGAERPDRLFAMYQALDRYGAMGAASTVAAIRYGDRPAVVDELGTVTFAEMDRRSNALANALRARGVAEDSRVGILCRNHRGIYDASHAALKLGARVLFLNTDFSGPQAAEVSEREALDTIIYDEEFAETVAAVRARNGRYIAWTEGTSREGDPTLASMIAAGNPEPPAPPFGHGSVIILTSGTTGAPKGATTAQPRSLVAPAAILSRIPFRSREASFIASPAYHAWGLGTSVLMLALGSTIVLRRRFDPDQVLVALAEHRCSSLVLVPAMLNRLVSLGTDRIAAADLASLRIIASSGAQLDAALCRKTMDAFGDVLYNLYGSTEVAWATIATPDDLEAAPGTAGKAPLGTTVRIYDDAGTQVQIGTVGRIFVGSGMEFGGYTGGGSKETIDGLMSTGDVGHFDESGRLFIDGRADEMIVSGGENVYPAEVEDLLSSHESILEAAAIGVKDPDFGQRLRVFVVVRSGHTVDEGAVKDFVRANLARYKVPRDVVFVDKLPRNPSGKVLKRQLAEHQLDE
- a CDS encoding MlaD family protein, translating into MRKFRELNLYAIAGISTVVLVIAAYLALNFSKLPLISSQKTYKADFANAVGLEKGDVVTVAGVRVGAITGLQLHGSVARVTFSVSGGPRLGDTTRIDAKVLNPVGVEYLELTPDGPGHLNAPIPLDRTSVAGTLVGDLNQLTTQTQQTNIPQLVQSLQVITQTLAANTPAETKVAIDGVAQLSAVFAAKQTEVADLIAQTGRLTSTLNSDTNQLVSLLSEGDIVLQVLNQRKAAIDNLLSTTTALTQRLNHLILDDRSVLDPLLANLQSVSATLAHDSNDLGRAIPLLAAFSRYSANVTGSGPFADVVAPGLVIPDNLVAQCAKVGALDPQRGCRA
- a CDS encoding MCE family protein, which gives rise to MSRSILTRIIALVVVTLLGLYYILFDAVGIKLTNQPYTIHAVLTTGGGIYQDAGVAYRGVQVGKVTGLHLEPSRVVVDMAIRHGVKIPANVTASVKELTAAAEQYLDLVPAAMDPPFIQAGYTIPEDRTSVPVSIGQVLNTVNTLVSSLSASDLNTLSRALAEGLQGAGQDLRSIIVDGSTLLQALQSAAPGTVNLINSGNTVLSTFNQTSDNFASFAHNLNLLSQQVAQSNGDLIKLLQNGATVSTTGNQFLTQNAQPIIELLQELGTLSNISFEREPAFQALFQVLPLFAQDIASTSTNGQIRFELTFNYDHPVCPYSATMVEPTSLVVQADLTQNCGHQASDLLQRGADKAPALPQG